The Alteromonas stellipolaris genome includes a region encoding these proteins:
- a CDS encoding response regulator — MSTPILICDDSGFARRQMARSIPDGWDVEISFAGNGQEALEVIRAGKGDVVFLDLNMPVMDGYETMEAIRKEDLPCLVIVVSGDVQAQARERMLALGAIDFIRKPIDNEKLTNILSSYGIYSGISTAVQREAVARDTDASSLDDKLDAYREMVNIAMGRAGESLAQLMGEFVDLPIPNVNLLESNELSMAIAEINRNDCVSAVSKGFVSAGIRGEALVIFNDTNSQNIVELLKYDAHQSTGSLELEALMDVSNILIGACLNGLSEQLNVSFSHTLPVLLGRHQGLAALLNDNVKKWGKVMAIEIGYAIKARDIAFDLLLLFPDEAMNHIYGRLVDVEREAS, encoded by the coding sequence GTGTCTACACCTATTCTTATATGTGATGATTCAGGCTTTGCACGACGCCAAATGGCACGCAGTATCCCAGATGGTTGGGATGTAGAGATTTCATTTGCCGGCAATGGGCAAGAAGCTCTTGAGGTTATCCGTGCTGGTAAAGGCGATGTGGTATTTCTTGACCTGAATATGCCTGTTATGGATGGCTATGAAACCATGGAGGCCATTCGTAAGGAAGACTTACCTTGCTTGGTTATCGTGGTATCAGGTGACGTACAAGCGCAAGCGAGAGAACGGATGTTAGCCTTAGGTGCCATCGATTTCATTCGTAAACCTATCGATAACGAAAAACTTACCAATATTTTATCTTCTTACGGTATTTACAGCGGCATTTCTACTGCAGTGCAGCGAGAAGCCGTTGCAAGAGACACCGATGCGTCATCGTTGGACGACAAGCTAGATGCGTACCGTGAAATGGTGAATATCGCCATGGGGCGAGCAGGTGAAAGCCTAGCGCAACTTATGGGCGAGTTTGTCGACCTGCCTATTCCCAATGTTAATTTGCTAGAAAGTAATGAACTGTCGATGGCCATTGCCGAAATAAATCGCAACGACTGTGTATCGGCAGTGTCGAAAGGTTTTGTCAGTGCTGGAATTCGCGGTGAAGCGCTGGTTATCTTCAATGATACTAACTCGCAAAACATTGTTGAGTTATTAAAATATGATGCCCATCAGTCCACGGGCAGCCTAGAGCTTGAAGCCTTAATGGATGTGTCGAATATTTTAATCGGAGCATGCTTAAATGGACTGTCTGAACAACTAAACGTGTCATTTAGTCATACGCTTCCTGTATTGCTCGGTCGCCATCAGGGACTAGCTGCGTTGCTTAATGACAATGTTAAGAAGTGGGGCAAGGTAATGGCAATCGAAATTGGTTACGCCATTAAAGCCAGAGATATTGCATTCGATTTGTTACTCCTGTTTCCCGATGAAGCGATGAACCATATTTATGGTCGTTTAGTGGATGTAGAAAGGGAAGCTTCATAA
- a CDS encoding DUF3530 family protein, which yields MLRLFRFLVVGCSFSLMFLMGYFAPGAQAQSLYEDITHAFLPDDITYVMAGEIRVPIFESPSALPISRGAAIILADASPTGLSIGDARHLASLLNEKGWHAVVSPVSFTLEEDPDLPVDEAIHPKSDSRLQRQSYVSSSQHLTILINALNTHLESHQGFRMNIAYGMQAAQLLDLGSKGIIPSPDTLVAITPFWPNADINRGVPEFIAGTEFPVLDLSINDTNTWASQTETKRKQLAITSLKLHYRQQSLSTQNSTFGLMDNENRAKIQLIAGSVLGWTQHLGW from the coding sequence ATGTTACGTTTATTTCGCTTTCTCGTGGTGGGTTGCAGCTTTAGCCTTATGTTTTTGATGGGATATTTTGCGCCTGGTGCGCAAGCCCAAAGCTTGTATGAGGATATTACCCACGCTTTTTTACCCGATGACATTACCTATGTAATGGCTGGGGAAATCCGCGTGCCTATTTTTGAGAGCCCATCAGCATTACCCATCTCTCGCGGAGCGGCCATTATATTAGCTGATGCCTCACCCACCGGACTTTCTATTGGGGACGCGCGTCACTTAGCCAGCTTACTGAATGAAAAAGGTTGGCATGCTGTGGTTAGCCCAGTTTCATTCACGCTAGAAGAAGACCCTGACCTTCCCGTCGATGAAGCCATTCACCCGAAAAGTGACAGTCGACTTCAGCGACAAAGTTACGTATCGTCCAGTCAGCATTTAACCATCTTAATCAATGCGCTTAATACGCACCTTGAAAGTCATCAAGGGTTTAGAATGAACATTGCTTATGGTATGCAGGCTGCACAATTGCTGGATTTAGGTTCTAAAGGCATTATTCCCTCACCAGACACTTTAGTCGCCATCACCCCCTTTTGGCCGAATGCCGACATAAATCGCGGTGTACCTGAATTTATTGCTGGAACAGAATTCCCGGTATTAGATTTATCTATTAACGACACCAATACATGGGCATCGCAAACAGAAACGAAACGAAAACAACTTGCCATCACCTCACTCAAACTCCACTACAGACAACAGTCACTCTCAACCCAAAATTCAACCTTTGGTCTAATGGACAATGAGAATAGAGCTAAAATTCAGTTGATTGCTGGCAGCGTTCTTGGATGGACTCAACATTTAGGCTGGTAA
- a CDS encoding AmpG family muropeptide MFS transporter, protein MLDSLKTYHDRRYLSIFLFGITSGFPWIMIGSVLSAWLKDEGLSRSAIGLFGAIFAVYSFNFLWSPLIDRVKPRFLGQRRGWIFIMQGGIALCCALMTQLSANSHLFYLALVGLLIAIFSSTQDIAIDGYRIDVIEENDNDGLSAASSVATAGWWTGYGGLGAIPFFIADNSSWYWPDIYGLLALFMLLLMVSTLFAKEPDIDRDLLRSQVVGSPTQGSAGEGSSRIAFWFKQTLVAPFSEFFSRNGVKLALSFLLFIFLFKIGEAFLGRMSIVFYKEIGFSNSDIGTYSKLLNWWVTIIFSLIGGLVNIRYGIYKGLMTAGIAMAASNLMFSLIATTGPDVTLLAAAVIIDGFTAAWSTVAMVAFISLLCNRAFSATQYALMASLSVAGRTLVASSSGFVVDFLDGNWSQFFVITALMVIPSLLFLHNIRHKITHLEKSKTSEQ, encoded by the coding sequence TTGTTAGACTCTCTGAAAACTTATCACGACCGACGTTACCTCAGTATTTTTCTATTTGGCATTACCAGTGGTTTTCCATGGATTATGATTGGTTCAGTGCTATCTGCTTGGTTAAAAGATGAAGGCCTATCTCGGTCAGCCATTGGCTTGTTTGGTGCTATCTTTGCGGTCTATTCATTCAATTTTCTTTGGTCTCCTTTAATTGACCGCGTAAAACCTCGCTTTCTTGGCCAGCGTCGAGGCTGGATTTTCATCATGCAAGGTGGCATAGCCCTGTGTTGTGCGTTGATGACACAGTTATCGGCCAATAGTCACTTATTTTATTTGGCATTGGTGGGTTTGCTCATCGCTATTTTTTCTTCTACTCAAGATATTGCGATAGATGGTTATCGAATTGATGTTATTGAAGAAAATGACAATGACGGTTTATCTGCTGCCTCTTCCGTTGCCACCGCAGGATGGTGGACGGGTTATGGTGGACTTGGGGCCATCCCGTTTTTTATTGCAGACAACAGCAGCTGGTATTGGCCTGATATTTACGGCTTACTTGCCCTTTTCATGCTTCTACTTATGGTCTCAACACTTTTTGCTAAAGAACCAGACATAGACAGGGATTTATTGCGTAGCCAAGTGGTGGGGAGCCCAACACAAGGCAGTGCCGGAGAAGGCTCTTCTAGAATAGCGTTTTGGTTTAAACAAACTTTAGTGGCCCCTTTTTCCGAGTTTTTCTCCCGTAATGGCGTCAAGCTCGCCCTCTCGTTTTTGCTGTTTATATTCTTGTTTAAGATTGGAGAAGCCTTCTTAGGAAGAATGAGTATCGTTTTTTACAAAGAGATTGGTTTTTCAAATAGCGATATAGGCACTTACTCAAAGCTGCTCAATTGGTGGGTAACCATTATCTTTTCTCTGATAGGTGGGCTAGTCAATATTCGCTACGGCATTTACAAGGGCTTAATGACCGCCGGTATTGCTATGGCGGCTTCTAACCTTATGTTCTCACTTATAGCCACTACTGGGCCTGATGTTACACTACTGGCCGCCGCGGTTATTATCGACGGTTTTACGGCTGCTTGGAGCACCGTGGCTATGGTCGCTTTTATTTCTCTGTTGTGTAATCGCGCTTTCAGTGCCACCCAATACGCCCTTATGGCATCGCTAAGTGTAGCGGGAAGAACCTTAGTAGCATCCAGTAGTGGTTTCGTGGTTGATTTCCTTGACGGTAATTGGAGCCAGTTCTTTGTTATTACAGCACTTATGGTTATTCCCAGTTTGCTGTTCTTACACAATATTAGACATAAAATCACTCATTTAGAAAAATCTAAAACTTCTGAGCAATAA
- a CDS encoding hybrid sensor histidine kinase/response regulator: MSKNEVPFNEVTHWNLYIATGFAVVILCFFAYLYHFLHTHYTLSQSLSASNSLHHALIEIENHIETLTKPQPSDEIATIQRELMPLVVEAKYHFQHAFLIDDAHFDDFNTQALSLDAYISEQQMSTSLSLPEQVKVTFYLLRTIVGLPPSEVAGYLSPPLQLSPLIRDIRLQEQITLNRLSHSAQNLKVSLFVITALLALSLMALWLFVFSKINQNRTRLLKKEAHISSKYQESEALLENEKRDFLNLMSHEFRGPISAIITALELIPNMKHQQGKLIQQAEQSCYRLLNLTNNLLDILSIDSEQDKHIGRVDLISLLDECISPYSVQVRGKKVEFTMHCNHSVPHFIEGDAINLSKVIRNTLDNAVKFTPNGIIDVNVTTLVRNKKVFLVIKVRDSGLGIADDIKSKIFERFFRGEQPLDHRFPGAGIGLTVVQKSIDQLGGRLSFTSQEGIGTEFVANIPITPLPDIETPKANTSNARFAIVDDLEISRLHIQNIITSEGFSARCFASGSDLLSLHDELLQYTAIFADLYMPGIDGLELTRTLHAIYGKRTPPIVVLSATPDIANVIANSKLEIWQSFVKPVDKNRIVDTLHHLAHPNKSAYQSVSHAKILVVEDEPINAQMLENMLICMGHSPKTVTNGNDAIMLASEESYDAILLDINLPDISGLEVAKIIKEKKPNIPIVAITANAHKDDRKASELAGVRYHLVKPVTFQELKNTLGLTLLKL, from the coding sequence ATGAGCAAGAATGAAGTACCGTTTAACGAAGTAACGCATTGGAATTTATACATCGCTACAGGGTTTGCCGTAGTTATATTGTGTTTTTTCGCCTACCTATACCACTTTTTACACACCCACTATACGTTGTCGCAATCGCTAAGTGCGAGCAACTCACTGCATCATGCACTTATTGAAATAGAAAACCATATTGAGACACTTACTAAGCCACAACCTTCAGATGAAATAGCCACTATTCAGAGGGAATTAATGCCCCTTGTCGTTGAAGCAAAGTATCACTTTCAACATGCTTTTTTAATTGACGATGCGCATTTCGATGACTTTAATACCCAAGCACTCAGTTTAGATGCCTATATCAGCGAACAACAAATGAGCACTTCACTTTCACTTCCCGAGCAGGTGAAAGTTACTTTTTATTTGCTCCGTACTATTGTTGGTTTACCACCTAGTGAAGTAGCGGGTTATCTATCCCCCCCGCTTCAGCTTTCGCCACTCATTAGAGATATTCGGCTTCAAGAACAAATCACCTTGAATCGGTTGAGTCACAGTGCTCAGAACCTCAAGGTAAGCTTGTTCGTGATTACCGCCTTGTTAGCACTTTCTCTTATGGCGCTGTGGCTATTTGTTTTCTCAAAAATCAACCAAAATAGAACTCGCCTACTTAAGAAAGAAGCGCATATCTCTTCGAAATATCAAGAATCTGAAGCCTTACTTGAGAATGAAAAGCGCGACTTCCTAAACTTAATGAGCCACGAGTTTAGAGGACCAATTAGTGCCATCATTACTGCACTAGAACTTATTCCTAACATGAAGCACCAGCAAGGAAAGCTCATTCAACAAGCTGAACAATCATGCTATCGGCTGTTAAATTTAACCAATAACTTGCTCGATATTTTATCGATTGATAGCGAACAAGATAAACACATTGGCCGAGTTGACCTCATCAGTTTACTCGACGAGTGCATATCCCCTTACTCCGTTCAGGTTAGAGGGAAAAAAGTCGAATTTACGATGCATTGCAACCATAGCGTGCCGCACTTTATCGAAGGGGATGCCATAAACTTATCTAAAGTCATCCGCAACACGTTAGACAATGCCGTTAAGTTCACACCCAATGGCATCATCGATGTAAATGTCACAACCTTGGTGAGAAACAAAAAGGTATTTTTGGTCATAAAAGTGAGAGACTCAGGACTAGGCATTGCGGATGATATAAAGTCTAAAATTTTTGAACGCTTTTTTCGTGGCGAACAGCCGCTAGATCATAGGTTTCCAGGGGCTGGCATTGGGCTAACTGTGGTGCAGAAAAGTATTGATCAACTTGGCGGCCGCCTTTCGTTTACAAGCCAAGAGGGCATTGGTACTGAATTTGTTGCCAATATTCCTATTACGCCTTTACCCGATATCGAAACACCCAAAGCTAATACTAGCAATGCGCGCTTCGCTATTGTTGATGATTTAGAAATTTCTCGACTGCATATACAAAACATTATTACTAGCGAAGGGTTTTCCGCCCGTTGTTTTGCTTCAGGTTCAGACCTATTAAGCTTGCATGATGAGTTACTACAATACACTGCCATTTTCGCCGACCTTTACATGCCTGGCATCGATGGTTTAGAGCTAACTCGAACACTTCATGCAATTTACGGAAAGCGTACGCCACCTATTGTGGTGTTGTCGGCGACACCAGATATTGCCAATGTTATTGCAAACAGTAAGCTTGAAATATGGCAATCTTTTGTTAAGCCAGTTGATAAAAACCGTATTGTAGATACGCTTCATCACTTAGCACATCCGAATAAATCCGCCTATCAATCGGTGAGTCATGCCAAGATACTGGTGGTAGAAGATGAGCCTATCAATGCACAGATGCTTGAAAATATGCTGATATGCATGGGTCACTCACCTAAGACAGTAACCAATGGTAATGACGCCATCATGCTAGCGAGTGAAGAGTCCTACGACGCTATTTTGTTAGATATTAATTTACCTGATATAAGCGGATTAGAGGTGGCAAAAATCATTAAAGAGAAAAAACCAAATATTCCCATCGTTGCTATTACGGCTAACGCACATAAAGACGACAGGAAGGCCTCTGAGCTTGCTGGTGTTCGATACCACTTAGTTAAACCTGTTACCTTTCAAGAGTTGAAAAATACATTAGGATTAACCCTGTTGAAGTTATAG
- the rapA gene encoding RNA polymerase-associated protein RapA has product MSSGNPFSIGQRWLSNTETELGLGAVISVDFRSVEVFFPATGEARMYTKQDAPLTRLVFDIGETIKSQDGWQMTISEIEESQGVCIYFGIREDTKAQVRLSETLLDHHIRLNQPEKRLFSEQLDHPKWFDLRLNALNHQYDYLRSSTLGLAGARISLIPHQLHIASEVGGRHAPRVLLADEVGLGKTIEAALIIHQQLRTGRAQRVLILVPDSLVHQWLVEMLRRINLPFAIFDESRCEALDDDGETNPFDNDQLVLCSIDFLSQSEKRQQQIQAASWDLMVVDEAHHLAWSADAPSAEYTLVEALANETPGVLLLTATPDQLGHESHFARLRLLDPARFHSYEAFLTEESRYSQLADAVAPLLSDTTPDEKQRTKLTDFAPDVMENAGDLAQPEARRELVHQLIDCHGTGRMLFRNRRANIEGFPDRVLLGYQLELPVVYESAVTGGDLTHALYPERMPSVVNSWMDEDPRVGWLLDFMQSVKPEKILLICASARTAQELGEVIRTQTGVRHSVFHEGMTIVERDKAAHYFSDEEDGAQILLCSEIGSEGRNFQFAHHLVLFDLPVTPDLLEQRIGRLDRIGQTQTVEIHVPYLKNTAQHVLVDWYHEGLNAFEKTCPTGSGVFDDVKTLLIGACLHPHDLHTRDELINLSTTLNSQLVAQLEAGRDRLLELNASGEGRVEQLLEDIILLDNSQDLSRFMGRLFDAIGVQQEEKGSDCFILMPTESMVSQLPGLDPEGMTVTYKRRVATTLENVQFLSWDHPLVHTAIDLVLSDVHGKSSIGFIADPDLPKGAYWLEALFVLDANAPKALQLGRFLPQTPLRICLDAQGNQVDLTFEIKRKVNRKISHQLIKALQQPLTLAIENSRKLAHQQANQKLHDALQDMHKTLNSEIQRLVDLQKRNPSVRDSEIEFIENQMNALDKVIQGADVQFDALRLVVNNP; this is encoded by the coding sequence ATGAGTTCAGGAAATCCGTTTTCCATTGGTCAGCGTTGGTTAAGTAATACTGAAACCGAATTAGGTTTAGGCGCTGTTATTAGTGTTGATTTTCGCTCAGTTGAGGTGTTTTTCCCTGCCACGGGTGAAGCACGAATGTATACAAAACAAGATGCACCACTTACCCGTTTAGTCTTTGATATTGGCGAAACAATAAAGAGCCAAGACGGCTGGCAAATGACGATTTCTGAAATTGAAGAAAGTCAGGGCGTTTGCATTTATTTCGGTATCCGCGAAGACACCAAAGCACAGGTTCGCCTATCTGAAACCTTGCTTGATCACCATATTCGATTAAACCAACCTGAAAAGCGCTTGTTCAGCGAGCAACTTGACCACCCTAAGTGGTTCGACTTACGTCTTAATGCCCTGAACCACCAATACGATTATTTACGCTCAAGCACCTTGGGCTTAGCGGGTGCACGTATCTCGCTCATTCCCCACCAGCTACATATTGCCTCTGAAGTGGGTGGACGCCACGCACCACGTGTTTTACTTGCCGATGAAGTTGGCTTAGGTAAAACCATTGAAGCCGCGCTTATTATTCATCAGCAACTGCGCACGGGGCGCGCTCAGCGAGTATTAATTTTAGTGCCTGATTCATTGGTACATCAGTGGTTAGTTGAAATGCTGCGCAGAATTAATCTACCTTTCGCTATTTTTGATGAAAGCCGATGCGAAGCTTTAGATGATGATGGGGAAACCAACCCATTTGATAACGACCAGTTAGTGCTATGTAGCATAGACTTTTTAAGTCAGAGCGAAAAACGTCAACAACAAATTCAAGCGGCATCGTGGGATTTAATGGTGGTTGATGAGGCCCATCACCTTGCGTGGTCTGCCGATGCCCCTTCTGCTGAATACACTTTGGTGGAAGCGTTGGCTAATGAAACGCCAGGTGTATTGCTATTAACCGCAACACCAGATCAACTTGGCCATGAAAGCCACTTTGCCCGCTTGCGATTACTCGACCCTGCCCGCTTCCATAGTTACGAAGCGTTTTTAACAGAAGAGTCGCGTTACAGTCAGCTTGCTGACGCTGTAGCCCCGTTACTTTCAGACACCACACCGGACGAAAAGCAGCGCACTAAGCTAACCGACTTCGCCCCGGATGTGATGGAAAATGCAGGTGATTTAGCACAACCTGAAGCACGCCGAGAACTAGTACATCAGCTTATTGATTGCCACGGTACTGGCAGAATGCTGTTTAGAAACCGCAGAGCCAATATTGAAGGCTTTCCTGACCGCGTATTGCTTGGCTACCAACTTGAACTGCCAGTGGTATATGAAAGTGCGGTAACCGGTGGTGATTTAACCCATGCGTTATACCCTGAGCGTATGCCAAGCGTGGTGAATAGCTGGATGGATGAAGATCCTCGGGTAGGCTGGTTACTTGATTTTATGCAATCGGTAAAACCAGAAAAGATATTACTGATTTGTGCCAGTGCGCGCACCGCACAAGAACTTGGTGAAGTCATTCGCACTCAAACCGGTGTACGTCATAGCGTATTCCACGAAGGCATGACCATTGTAGAACGAGACAAAGCCGCCCATTATTTTTCTGATGAAGAAGATGGCGCGCAAATATTGCTGTGTAGCGAAATTGGCAGTGAAGGGCGTAACTTCCAATTTGCTCATCACTTGGTGTTATTCGATTTACCCGTCACTCCCGACTTACTTGAACAACGAATTGGTCGCTTAGATCGTATCGGTCAAACTCAAACCGTTGAAATTCACGTGCCTTATTTGAAAAACACCGCTCAGCATGTGTTGGTGGATTGGTATCATGAAGGGCTTAATGCGTTCGAGAAAACCTGCCCTACCGGCTCAGGTGTGTTTGACGACGTAAAAACCTTGTTGATTGGAGCGTGTTTGCATCCTCACGATCTCCATACTCGTGATGAACTTATCAACTTAAGTACCACGTTAAATAGTCAGTTAGTGGCACAGTTGGAAGCCGGCCGTGACCGTTTATTAGAACTTAATGCCTCTGGTGAAGGCCGCGTTGAGCAGTTGCTTGAAGACATCATATTGCTTGATAACTCGCAAGATTTGTCCCGTTTTATGGGTCGTTTGTTTGATGCTATTGGTGTTCAGCAAGAAGAAAAAGGCAGCGATTGCTTCATTCTTATGCCAACAGAATCTATGGTTAGCCAATTACCGGGGCTTGACCCTGAAGGCATGACCGTAACCTATAAGCGCCGAGTTGCTACAACCCTAGAAAATGTACAGTTTTTAAGTTGGGATCACCCTCTTGTGCATACCGCTATCGATTTAGTGCTTAGTGATGTGCATGGTAAAAGCAGCATTGGCTTTATTGCTGACCCTGACTTGCCCAAAGGCGCTTACTGGTTAGAGGCTTTGTTTGTGCTAGATGCCAACGCCCCAAAAGCCCTCCAGCTTGGCCGCTTCTTACCTCAAACGCCACTGCGTATTTGTTTAGATGCACAAGGTAACCAAGTAGATTTAACCTTCGAGATAAAGCGTAAAGTAAACCGCAAAATTTCGCATCAGTTAATAAAAGCGCTTCAACAGCCGCTTACCTTAGCAATTGAAAACAGCCGTAAACTGGCGCATCAACAAGCGAATCAAAAGCTACACGATGCACTGCAAGACATGCATAAAACCCTAAACAGTGAAATCCAGCGTTTAGTCGATTTGCAGAAGCGTAACCCGTCAGTACGTGACAGTGAAATCGAGTTTATTGAAAATCAAATGAACGCATTGGACAAAGTAATACAAGGCGCTGATGTGCAATTTGATGCCCTTCGTTTAGTGGTGAATAACCCTTAA
- a CDS encoding pseudouridine synthase has product MANPAFVYNPPVQPYLTILYQDDDILVANKPSGLLSVPGKAEEHKDSLISRVNTVFPTATVVHRLDMATSGIMVMALNKESHRHISKQFELRQTKKRYFARVFGNVKNSEGEVNLPLICDWPNRPKQMVDYARGKKALTHYEVVDVIPKVSPQPVNSAASASSYTSPSTSTTSELSETLVALYPVTGRSHQLRVHMLELGHPILGDRLYAHAEALSMAERLQLHAESLSFAHPASEDWLTFQTPIPFTAYAHYSPAPLSID; this is encoded by the coding sequence ATGGCTAATCCAGCGTTTGTTTATAACCCGCCCGTACAGCCCTATTTAACCATTCTCTACCAAGATGATGACATCTTGGTAGCGAATAAGCCCAGCGGCCTGTTAAGTGTGCCAGGTAAAGCAGAAGAACATAAAGACTCGCTCATTAGCAGAGTTAATACTGTGTTTCCTACGGCGACGGTAGTCCATAGGCTCGATATGGCAACGTCGGGTATTATGGTGATGGCGCTTAACAAAGAAAGCCATCGACATATTTCAAAGCAATTTGAATTACGTCAAACCAAGAAACGTTATTTCGCTCGGGTTTTCGGTAACGTGAAAAACAGTGAGGGAGAAGTAAATTTACCCCTAATTTGTGATTGGCCTAATCGCCCTAAGCAAATGGTGGATTATGCGCGAGGCAAAAAAGCTCTCACCCATTATGAAGTGGTAGACGTTATACCAAAAGTATCACCTCAACCCGTTAATTCAGCCGCTAGCGCTAGCTCTTATACTAGCCCCAGCACTAGCACTACGAGTGAGCTAAGCGAAACGTTAGTGGCCTTGTACCCCGTTACTGGGCGCTCCCACCAATTACGTGTTCACATGCTTGAGTTAGGTCACCCTATCTTAGGTGATAGGTTGTATGCTCATGCTGAAGCGCTGAGTATGGCCGAACGTTTGCAGTTGCATGCAGAAAGCTTGAGCTTTGCGCATCCTGCCTCGGAAGACTGGTTAACCTTTCAAACGCCTATCCCGTTTACTGCTTATGCCCATTACTCCCCCGCCCCACTATCTATAGATTGA
- a CDS encoding thymidylate synthase has translation MKEYLALMRHVRDTGVKKEDRTGTGTLSVFGYQMRFDLQQGFPLVTTKKCHLKSIIHELLWFLKGESNIAYLKENGVSIWDGWATEEGELGPVYGKQWRSWDNGDGTTIDQIADVIDQIKTNPDSRRLIVSAWNPSVLPDTQYSPSENASMGKQALPPCHTMFQFYVLDGKLSCQLYQRSGDIFLGIPFNIASYALLTMMIAQVCDLAPGDFILTLGDAHLYSNHLEQVDLQLSREPFAPPVMELNESVKDIFDFSFEDFTLKGYQSHPHIKAPVAI, from the coding sequence ATGAAAGAATATCTCGCATTGATGCGCCATGTACGTGATACAGGTGTAAAAAAGGAAGACCGCACTGGAACCGGCACATTAAGTGTATTTGGCTATCAAATGCGGTTTGATTTACAACAAGGCTTTCCGTTAGTTACCACTAAAAAATGCCACCTTAAATCTATTATTCACGAGCTGCTATGGTTCTTGAAAGGCGAAAGTAACATCGCTTATTTGAAAGAAAATGGCGTGAGCATTTGGGATGGTTGGGCAACAGAAGAGGGCGAATTAGGCCCTGTATACGGTAAGCAATGGCGCAGTTGGGATAATGGCGATGGTACAACTATCGATCAGATAGCCGATGTGATTGACCAAATCAAAACCAATCCAGATTCTCGCCGTCTTATTGTCAGTGCATGGAATCCGTCTGTATTGCCAGATACACAATATTCGCCAAGTGAAAATGCGAGTATGGGTAAGCAAGCATTGCCACCGTGTCATACTATGTTTCAATTCTATGTGCTTGATGGCAAATTGAGTTGTCAGCTATATCAGCGCAGCGGTGATATTTTCTTAGGTATTCCTTTTAATATTGCTAGCTATGCTTTACTCACCATGATGATCGCCCAAGTATGTGACCTAGCGCCAGGTGACTTCATTCTGACATTAGGTGATGCGCATTTATATAGTAATCATCTAGAGCAAGTTGACCTGCAACTAAGCCGAGAGCCTTTTGCGCCGCCCGTTATGGAATTAAACGAAAGCGTGAAAGATATTTTTGATTTTTCATTTGAGGACTTTACGCTTAAAGGCTATCAGTCTCACCCTCACATAAAAGCACCGGTCGCAATATAA
- a CDS encoding sensor domain-containing diguanylate cyclase gives MISLTENGNLPAELLDSIEVGIVVLDRDFKVEAWNKFMENHSSILPRDIKGTSLFTHFSEIDENWLRLKSGPVFNLKSPVFIIWEQRQYLFKFGGNRPITCQASYMYQNVTMFPLISETGNVEKFCIVVYDVTDQALSKIGMERLNEELKTASRIDGLTGLFNRRYWQERFEQSYKLAKRQDKASTAMMLDIDHFKKVNDTYGHQAGDKVIQMLSALIKRCVRETDLAGRYGGEEFAVILTDSPVEKAVIVAERIRRLAERLVVEHDGEEITFTVSLGLAEFDLNSKSSMAWLEKADQALYEAKESGRNKYCISALARV, from the coding sequence ATGATTTCACTTACGGAAAACGGAAATTTACCTGCTGAACTGCTCGACTCTATCGAAGTGGGTATTGTCGTGTTGGATAGAGATTTCAAGGTAGAGGCGTGGAACAAATTCATGGAAAACCACTCTTCAATTCTACCCCGCGATATTAAAGGCACCTCGTTATTTACCCATTTTTCAGAAATTGATGAAAATTGGCTAAGGCTTAAATCAGGCCCAGTATTTAACTTAAAAAGCCCTGTATTTATTATTTGGGAACAGCGCCAATACTTATTTAAATTTGGCGGCAATAGACCTATTACCTGCCAAGCAAGTTACATGTATCAGAACGTGACCATGTTTCCTTTAATTTCTGAAACCGGTAATGTTGAGAAGTTCTGTATCGTCGTTTATGACGTAACAGACCAAGCACTTAGCAAAATTGGTATGGAAAGACTGAATGAAGAGCTAAAAACTGCCAGCCGAATTGATGGCTTAACGGGGCTGTTTAATCGTCGATACTGGCAGGAGCGTTTTGAGCAATCTTATAAGTTAGCAAAGCGCCAAGACAAGGCGAGTACCGCAATGATGTTAGACATCGATCACTTCAAAAAAGTGAACGATACTTATGGTCACCAAGCAGGCGATAAAGTTATTCAGATGCTGTCCGCGCTTATTAAGCGCTGTGTTAGGGAAACTGATTTAGCAGGCCGTTATGGCGGCGAAGAATTTGCCGTGATTCTTACCGACTCACCCGTTGAAAAAGCCGTTATAGTGGCTGAGCGTATTCGTCGTTTAGCGGAACGTTTGGTGGTAGAGCACGATGGTGAAGAAATTACTTTTACGGTGAGTTTGGGCCTAGCTGAATTCGACCTTAACAGTAAAAGCTCCATGGCTTGGCTTGAAAAAGCTGACCAAGCGCTTTACGAAGCTAAAGAAAGTGGGCGGAATAAATACTGTATTAGCGCGCTAGCCAGAGTGTAA